A region from the Fusarium musae strain F31 chromosome 1, whole genome shotgun sequence genome encodes:
- the ATG14 gene encoding autophagy protein 14 (EggNog:ENOG41), whose amino-acid sequence MDCDICHRIHDPERLPFLCTVDARNSLLDGRISNVELLLQNESLQNELNELLDETSAPNKFHRESLQAQQRTAEDRTTQILAAADKLRNDIKAAREEIQARKAALSRRKSDIAAVSGGLVERRVKQQKDIETDIGRLRYKWSRSAGDMARTRSFLCMEAARLYGLERVKEGSTGKYEYYLGGIPVVDLATMNSSTPEMISTSLSHICHILMLVSHYLSIRLPAAITLPHRDYPRPTIFNLSASYGSEDPVYPSQTGAGNPSQSGDTESQRVSRPRPLFIDKPPALLAKEDPATFSYFIEGVTLLAYNIAWACSTQGVSIGDRTHFEDICNMGRNLHELLTNHQNVGANIYPSSSSKKDPSASKNETDAHASRMGQYSHGTTFYYLGGAEATEFSKTFKLPGPMKLADKLRKKLLSEAPAPDWEVLNDDAWKIEEEVVDTNQPNKDLRGSNKNSPVRGTSGWMKNNTKALRHKDGKRYGSARDRTGDLLGVNEMP is encoded by the exons ATGGACTGCGATATCTGCCATCGTATTCACGACCCAGAGCGTCTTCCGTTTCTGTGCACCGTGGACGCCAGAAACTCGCTTCTCGATGGTCGCATAAGCAATGTGGAACTTCTCCTGCAAAACGAGAGTCTCCAAAATGAATTAAACGAACTATTAGATGAGACGAGCGCCCCAAACAAGTTTCACAGAGAATCACTACAGGCACAACAGCGAACAGCTGAAGACAGGACGACCCAGATTTTGGCCGCTGCCGATAAGCTCAGAAATGACATCAAAGCTGCCAGGGAGGAGATCCAGGCCCGGAAAGCTGCGCTCTCTCGTCGCAAGTCGGATATTGCAGCTGTGTCTGGTGGTCTGGTTGAGCGCAGAGTGAAACAGCAAAAAGATATAGAAACGGACATTGGCAGACTTAGGTATAAGTGGTCTCGCAGCGCTGGCGACATGGCTCGTACACGATCTTTTCTTTGTATGGAGGCAGCCCGGCTATATGGACTTGAACGTGTCAAAGAAGGCTCTACTGGTAAATATGAGTATTACCTTGGCGGGATTCCCGTTGTTGATTTGGCCACAATGAACT catcaacaccagagaTGATCTCAACATCTCTCAGCCACATTTGTCATATCCTGATGCTCGTATCACACTATCTTTCAATTCGTCTTCCTGCGGCAATTACTCTTCCTCACCGCGACTACCCACGACCAaccatcttcaatctctCTGCTTCTTACGGATCTGAGGATCCAGTATATCCTAGTCAGACAGGAGCAGGGAATCCTTCTCAGTCCGGAGACACAGAGTCCCAGCGTGTTTCACGTCCAAGACCTCTTTTCATTGACAAGCCACCAGCGCTGTTGGCCAAGGAAGATCCAGCAACCTTTTCATATTTCATAGAAGGTGTGACTCTGCTCGCCTACAACATCGCCTGGGCTTGCAGTACGCAAGGTGTTTCTATAGGTGATAGGACTCACTTTGAAGACATTTGCAATATGGGGCGCAATTTACACGAGCTCCTCACAAATCACCAAAATGTTGGTGCAAATATCTATCCTTCATCATCTAGCAAGAAGGATCCCAGCGCATCCAAGAATGAAACCGATGCCCATGCCAGCCGCATGGGACAATATTCCCACGGCACAACTTTCTACTACCTGGGCGGAGCTGAAGCTACCGAGTTCAGTAAGACATTCAAGCTTCCCGGTCCGATGAAATTGGCCGACaagctgaggaagaagctgctcAGTGAGGCGCCTGCCCCTGACTGGGAAGTTCTAAATGATGATGCATGGAAaattgaagaagaggttgttgataCGAATCAACCCAACAAAGACTTGCGAGGTAGCAATAAGAATTCCCCCGTTCGGGGAACGAGTGGGTGGATGAAG AACAATACTAAAGCTCTAAGACATAAAGATGGCAAAAGATATGGTTCCGCCCGGGATCGAACCGGGGACCTTCTCGGTGTTAACGAGATGCCATAA
- a CDS encoding hypothetical protein (EggNog:ENOG41), which translates to MGWISSVLGTGQSSDPLSKLDPSLRDFLEKESPLKYPSNQPTNPPPTNQQPRDANAVATITEQQKPVVPSASLYQDGRYAHLWKNYQPLAEIEAETATDHEKLMSVLEAYKERKEAIGKAALENCAEYQEEWVNCMKHGSWEDQIQMCRHQVRKFERCYMMQSRFLRALGHGSVVGRSPEVEEDIQMHADSLYQRMIKHEEAVEKAKAEGLPVPVFQTTLPKAKKDAVMPTEELQQQWKEQLDKLPADERAVEEAALRADLQAKAEVAGSVQKIWDTQAEQRKQRQAEGTSTFGDYIAALFGKSGK; encoded by the exons ATGGGTTGGATATCTTCGGTCCTTGGTACCGGCCAGTCGTCAGACCCTCTTTCAAAACTCGATCCAAGCCTTCGCGACTTTCTGGAGAAAGAATCTCCCCTCAAATACCCTTCGAACCAACCTACGAACCCTCCTCCAACAAATCAGCAGCCCCGGGATGCCAATGCAGTGGCGACAATTACAGAACAACAGAAGCCAGTCGTACCTTCAGCAAGCTTGTATCAAGACGGTCGATATGCCCACCTCTGGAAGAACTACCAGCCGCTCGCCGAGATTGAGGCAGAGACCGCAACCGATCATGAGAAGCTAATGAGCGTCTTGGAGGCATACAAGGAACGAAAAGAGGCCATTGGCAAGGCAGCGTTGGAAAATTGTGCTGAATACCAAGAGGAGTGGGTGAATTGCATGAAGCATGGAAGCTGGGAGGATCAAATACAGATGTGTAGACATCAAGTTCGAAAATTCGAGAGGTGTTATATGATGCAATCA CGTTTTCTGAGAGCGTTGGGCCATGGGTCGGTGGTAGGCAGATCGCCtgaggtggaagaggataTCCAAATGCACGCCGACTCTCTTTATCAGCGAATGATCAAGCACGAGGAGGCAGTCGAGAAGGCTAAGGCAGAAGGACTGCCCGTGCCGGTCTTCCAGACAACTTTGCCGAAAGCCAAGAAAGATGCGGTCATGCCCACTGAAGAACTTCAACAGCAATGGAAGGAACAACTTGATAAGCTACCAGCTGATGAGCGTGCggttgaagaggctgctcTTCGTGCCGATCTCCAGGCCAAGGCCGAGGTCGCCGGCAGCGTTCAGAAAATTTGGGATACACAGGCGGAGCAGAGGAAACAGCGGCAGGCAGAAGGAACATCTACGTTTGGAGATTACATTGCAGCTTTGTTTGGGAAATCTGGGAAATAA
- a CDS encoding hypothetical protein (EggNog:ENOG41~BUSCO:EOG092640PR), translating into MAPADATLPATRRTRRSIGAHTDVNKAFEKENATVDVTSSLAASRKKSRSKSLGPGGLDALMKANGNRRASLAVPSRAPRSILKQTMPIPEIPPMKPRQPDLIDFGEPTKEFSTPNSTDNSGSKIAVKTEEEQQAAAREREERERRDARRKSLANRRVSFAAEATLHTFHEVEFNQDSTTSTDSTRRNSAFSNAATQQQERDDEEKKQRRSSGLPPVNFHNSEDDTATTLYSSDSEPADAVEEVADVEEDGDDDSSESDDGTMMTVDDVTGTTAASDRSVDSDGESSTLDEALRLAARRAGHQQLQDDEDDDLDEDEEYIPMFGWGKENKNNIAAQDQENLPLPAQTQQDEAMQDMEDATGTNMSMDMDMDMTRAVGGIIKPQPAQQYDPDEDMSMDVTRVIGGIIKPQPPQEYNPDEDMSMDVTRAFGGIVSQPQRTNAHNADEEEEDTPMEEATMDFTTAIGGIKRPALEQDDASDGNEDMSMELTTVMGGVLSQKKRKSIAASRRRTVNRAENENDDDDAPMDMTLAVGQILSKPGTDRLEDNEEADEDEDEDEGEATVGMDMTTAIGGILSKAAGGSRDLDKRVMEEEADCADSPDDILQAAIIKNAVDEQATPTPNDKQTKTPSPEPSRTPRSAPRSISGTKISTPRVNSRTSHTPSPVKATTTTPQSTKAKTPKSTKLATPQLDSVVSEKNATPRSTQRNPRSASPKRPSSVRTTRASSRTPSPVKSTPKQGLFQDSFRNSNRTPTIILTPQRSLSGIGADRAGLGSPQVAALFDRRGSIGDTATNFVPGKRAVMFEDPKELTQEIDREVQEEEDKENRRKILEREADGAEATLNLREMIDSLSPKRKPLRGRKSLHVGSAKGLLGKRPNELDDDEGEPEDNDGVKRLRGHQGSPVKNVRLQQPPSKEETTGRLNYSFRQSLQPNTATPTLSSPEKLDAATTPRHQGRFKEVEDDRAGHQVNFDETPIRDAEQLEEEVEAEADQDGDRIHLQDFLNMTSIRFMELTTTKRRHTQAPGTLDNGFLDDGEEDLSLERCVVAGACTVPMLELYQHSCRELKKYISEGRRIVKEIETDTFEENPPLFKEYMAATPEIKTLMDKQFMNVKNHARLLSKAMWYEWRMKLQEGLKEGLSGIDDGMETDKELLNKQKSLLDSVLPPIVARYKSLLEERNNLEEIARELADCDPADLEAARDELVSLDEDVEYKKKRIAELREQFQASEVEVEDLITQKQNCVDEIAESEKIREECRGWTSTEVNSLKARVDSIEKQYGWSVTGISGTVLSMAYRREIEIVFDIAAFQEHQPNSRIDLWYIADNREQNALPKTTEKEFFLQSIRDYVRALPHSRTEVAHLLKSVQNAWDKANLVSSQLVRLNATFPTAVEKTSDSSIAITTSLLLVPLETRLEIKLGLQGQSSAEALNVVIAPDAKVLYGEHFNVLKVTEFLTTRIGKFVGAGEEQWSDVMVELHRRLIARGRKAG; encoded by the exons ATGGCGCCCGCCGATGCAACTTTGCCTGCTACAAGGCGCACGCGAAGATCAATCGGTGCCCATACAGATGTTAATAAGGCGTTCGAGAAAGAAAATGCGACTGTCGACGTCACAAGCTCGTTAGCCGCGAGCCGCAAAAAGTCGAGGAGCAAGAGTTTAGGTCCTGGTGGCTTGGATGCTCTCATGAAAGCCAACGGAAACAGAAGAGCT TCTCTTGCAGTCCCATCAAGAGCCCCGCGCTCAATTCTCAAACAAACCATGCCGATACCTGAAATACCGCCTATGAAGCCGAGACAACCCGATCTAATTGACTTTGGTGAACCGACAAAAGAATTTTCTACTCCGAACAGCACGGATAATAGCGGCTCCAAGATCGCTGTCAagacagaagaagagcagcaAGCTGCAGCTCGGGAACGAGAGGAGCGTGAGCGTCGCGATGCTCGTCGCAAATCTCTTGCAAACCGTCGCGTATCTTTTGCTGCCGAGGCAACTCTGCACACGTTTCATGAAGTTGAATTTAACCAGGACTCGACGACGTCTACCGACTCAACAAGGCGAAACTCAGCCTTTTCTAATGCTGCAACTCAGCAACAGGAacgcgacgatgaagagaagaagcagagacgAAGTTCTGGACTCCCGCCAGTCAATTTCCACAACTCCGAAGACGACACTGCGACGACGCTCTATAGCTCAGATTCCGAACCTGCAGATGCAGTCGAAGAGGTTGCCgatgttgaggaagatggcgacgatgataGCAGTGAATCCGACGATGGAACGATGATGACTGTCGATGATGTGACCGGAACAACAGCTGCTTCAGATCGATCGGTAGATTCCGATGGAGAGTCATCCACATTAGATGAAGCCCTGAGACTGGCTGCGAGAAGGGCTGgccatcaacaactccaagatgatgaagacgacgaccttgacgaggacgaagaaTATATCCCTATGTTTGGATGgggcaaggagaacaagaacaacattgccgcacaagatcaagaaaacTTACCGCTCCCAGCTCAGACTCAGCAAGATGAAGCAATGCAGGATATGGAGGATGCTACCGGAACCAACATGAGTATGGACATGGATATGGACATGACACGCGCAGTCGGTGGTATCATTAAACCCCAGCCTGCACAGCAGTATGACCCGGATGAGGATATGTCTATGGACGTCACTCGTGTAATAGGGGGCATCATCAAACCCCAGCCCCCACAAGAATATAATCCGGATGAGGATATGTCTATGGATGTTACGCGTGCATTTGGTGGTATTGTCAGCCAACCCCAGAGAACCAACGCTCACAatgccgatgaagaggaagaggacacCCCAATGGAAGAGGCTACCATGGACTTCACGACCGCAATAGGTGGCATCAAACGTCCAGCGCTCGAGCAAGATGATGCGTCAGACGGCAACGAAGACATGTCGATGGAACTCACTACTGTAATGGGTGGAGTCCTGTCACAAAAGAAGCGGAAGAGTATCGCCGCTTCTCGGAGGCGTACGGTCAACCGCGCTGAAAATGaaaacgatgatgatgatgccccCATGGATATGACTCTTGCAGTTGGCCAGATCCTGTCAAAACCCGGGACTGACCGCCTAGAGGACAATGAGGAAgcggatgaggatgaggatgaggatgaaggtgAAGCTACAGTGGGTATGGATATGACCACCGCCATTGGGGGTATCCTCAGTAAAGCGGCAGGTGGCTCACGGGACCTGGACAAGCGGGttatggaagaggaggctgaTTGTGCAGATAGTCCTGATGATATACTCCAGGCCGCTATTATCAAGAATGCAGTTGACGAACAAGCTACACCAACACCGAACGATAAGCAGACCAAGACACCAAGCCCCGAACCCTCAAGGACTCCAAGGAGCGCTCCACGTAGCATCTCTGGTACTAAAATCTCAACTCCTCGAGTAAACTCTCGAACTTCTCACACACCTTCACCTGTaaaagcaacaacaacaacaccgcAGTCAACCAAagccaaaacaccaaaatcTACCAAACTAGCTACGCCTCAGCTCGATTCAGTTGTATCGGAAAAGAATGCTACACCTCGCTCTACACAACGAAACCCTCGCTCGGCTTCGCCAAAGCGACCATCTTCAGTCAGAACGACAAGAGCTAGTTCAAGGACCCCATCGCCTGTCAAGTCCACTCCAAAGCAAGGTCTTTTCCAGGATAGTTTTAGGAACAGCAACCGAACTCCGACAATTATACTTACACCCCAACGAAGCTTGTCAGGAATTGGGGCTGACCGGGCCGGACTTGGATCCCCACAGGTCGCTGCGCTTTTCGATCGACGAGGCTCCATTGGTGATACGGCTACGAATTTCGTGCCGGGAAAGCGTGCCGTCATGTTTGAAGACCCTAAGGAGCTGACACAAGAGATTGACCGTGAGGTacaggaggaagaagataaagaaaaCCGCAGAAAAATTCTTGAGAGGGAAGCCGACGGCGCCGAAGCCACACTTAACCTACGAGAAATGATTGACAGCCTCAGTCCTAAGCGTAAGCCGCTCAGGGGTCGTAAGAGTCTTCATGTAGGAAGTGCCAAAGGTCTTCTCGGCAAGCGACCCAACGAactcgacgacgatgagggtgAACCAGAAGATAACGATGGTGTCAAAAGACTCAGAGGTCACCAAGGAAGCCCAGTCAAGAACGTCAGACTTCAGCAACCGCCCTCCAAAGAGGAGACGACGGGAAGATTGAATTATTCGTTCCGACAAAGCCTGCAACCAAACACTGCTACACCGACCTTGTCCTCACCAGAGAAGCTCGATGCAGCAACTACGCCAAGGCACCAGGGTAGATTCAAGGAGGTCGAAGATGATAGGGCTGGGCACCAGGTGAATTTCGATGAAACCCCAATCAGAGATGCGGAGcagctggaggaggaagtaGAGGCAGAGGCCGACCAGGACGGAGACAGAATTCATCTTCAGGATTTCCTAAACATGACCTCCATTCGCTTCATGGAGCTGACAACAACCAAGCGTCGTCACACGCAAGCGCCTGGAACCCTCGACAACGGAttccttgatgatggtgaagagGACCTTTCCCTCGAACGTTGTGTTGTCGCTGGAGCTTGCACAGTGCCGATGCTTGAACTCTACCAGCACTCATGCCgtgagctgaagaagtaTATATCGGAAGGCCGACGAATCGTGAAGGAAATTGAGACCGACACCTTTGAGGAGAACCCGCCTCTGTTCAAGGAGTATATGGCAGCCACACCTGAGATCAAGACTCTAATGGACAAGCAGTTTATGAATGTCAAGAACCACGCTCGCTTGTTAAGCAAAGCCATGTGGTATGAGTGGCGAATGAAACTTCAAGAGGGATTGAAAGAAGGTCTTTCAGGAATTGACGATGGTATGGAAACCGACAAGGAGCTTCTGAATAAGCAGAAGAGTCTCCTTGATTCCGTGCTACCCCCGATTGTGGCTCGCTACAAGTCGCTACTAGAGGAAAGAAATAATCTCGAGGAGATCGCTCGGGAGCTTGCTGACTGTGACCCTGCCGATCTCGAGGCTGCCCGCGACGAGCTGGTGTCtcttgacgaggatgtcgaatacaagaagaagcgcatCGCAGAGCTAAGGGAGCAGTTTCAAGCATCAGAAGTTGAAGTCGAGGACTTGATCACGCAGAAGCAGAATTGCGTCGATGAAATCGCAGAGTCCGAGAAGATACGAGAGGAATGTCGTGGCTGGACAAGCACAGAGGTCAATAGTCTTAAGG CTCGAGTTGATTCCATCGAGAAGCAATATGGCTGGTCAGTGACTGGCATATCTGGAACTGTCCTATCGATGGCCTACAGGCGTGAGATCGAGATCGTTTTTGATATCGCCGCGTTCCAGGAGCATCAACCGAACTCGAGAATTGATCTCTGGTATATCGCTGATAACCGAGAGCAGAATGCACTTCCCAAGACGACAGAGAAGGAGTTCTTCTTACAGAGTATTCGAGATTACGTTCGTGCGCTTCCTCATAGCCGCACTGAGGTTGCCCACCTCCTAAAAAGTGTCCAAAATGCCTGGGACAAGGCAAACCTCGTCTCTTCGCAACTTGTCCGACTGAACGCTACCTTTCCCACGGCAGTAGAGAAAACATCCGACTCAAGCATAGCCATCACAACATCTCTGCTGCTCGTGCCTCTCGAGACACGCCTCGAAATCAAGCTGGGTCTCCAAGGCCAAAGCAGCGCCGAAGCACTCAACGTGGTGATTGCACCTGATGCCAAGGTGCTGTATGGTGAACACTTTAACGTACTCAAAGTGACTGAATTTCTAACCACACGGATTGGCAAGTTTGTTGGGGCTGGAGAAGAGCAGTGGAGTGACGTGATGGTTGAATTGCACAGAAGACTGATTGCGAGAGGTCGCAAGGCAGGATAG
- the RPS11A gene encoding ribosomal 40S subunit protein S11A (BUSCO:EOG092653NM~EggNog:ENOG41), whose translation MAHFRSQPWRLLTATELTVQSERAFQKQPHIFQNSKTKTKSTRPGKGGRRWYKDVGLGFRTPKAAIEGSYIDKKCPFTGLVSIRGRILTGTVVSTKMHRTIIIRREYLHFIPKYSRYEKRHKNVAAHVSPAFRVEEGDQVTVGQCRPLSKTVRFNVLRVLPRTGKAVKKFSKF comes from the exons ATGGCCCACTTTCGATCACAGCCATGGCGCCTTCTCAC GGCGACCGAGTTGACCGTCCAGTCGGAGCGTGCTTTCCAGAAGCAGCCTCACATCTTCCAGAACtcgaagaccaagaccaagagcaCCCGACCGGGCAAGGGTGGCCGACGATGGTATAAGGACGTCGGTCTGGGTTTCCGAACCCCCAAGGCCGCCATTGAGGGTAGCTACATCG ACAAGAAGTGCCCTTTCACTGGTCTCGTCTCTATCCGTGGCCGTATCCTGACCGGTACCGTCGTTTCCACCAAGATGCACcgcaccatcatcatccgacGAGAGTACTTGCATTTTATCCCCAAGTACTCTCGTTATGAGAAGCGACACAAGAACGTTGCCGCTCACGTCTCCCCCGCTTTCCGTGTTGAGGAGGGTGACCAGGTCACCGTTGGCCAGTGCCGACCCCTCAGCAAGACT GTCCGCTTCAACGTCCTGCGCGTCCTGCCCCGAACTGGCAAGGCTGTTAAGAAGTTCTCTAAGTTTTAA
- a CDS encoding hypothetical protein (EggNog:ENOG41) — protein MDTALPLQQDGENSHSQDDIKPTVPAPEDSNMSNIQRHPHANRTTPEPQDDRHANNSDLPDTPGVLEPFDWDEFEARYEAALQEADEREREILKEADALSKDDLVAFHESHFSHTAVAAFGSEFVDSPSQDQTQDDAVNDTREEEEDDSLGYYPDGVKRTLTDAQIEIFRHSELETQRKEKERAKQLGLKETAPSSDVMDLSNDTPTSKQTKNMSSLLPASFQSNKKRKKKKNGLQRPRPEPKPDLRKRTWDVVDKGLDSLEYD, from the exons ATGGATACAGCACTTCCACTACAACAAGACGGCGAGAACAGTCACAGTCAAGACGATATCAAACCCACTGTCCCTGCTCCTGAGGATTCAAACATGAGCAACATCCAGAGACACCCGCATGCTAATAGAACGACACCCGAGCCTCAAGATGATCGACATGCCAACAATTCTGATCTGCCAGATACCCCTGGTGTTTTAGAACCATTTGACTGGGATGAGTTTGAAGCGCGTTATGAGGCTGCTTTGCAAGAGGCAGATGAGCGAGAGCGGGAGATTCTGAAGGAGGCGGATGCTCTCTCAAAG GATGATCTCGTTGCTTTCCACGAATCCCATTTCTCGCACACAGCCGTCGCCGCCTTCGGATCTGAATTCGTAGACTCGCCCTCCCAGGATCAAACTCAAGATGACGCCGTCAACGATActcgggaggaggaggaggacgataGCCTGGGCTATTATCCGGATGGTGTGAAAAGGACTTTGACAGATGCGCAAATCGAGATATTTCGACATTCAGAACTCGAAACTCAACgcaaagagaaagaaagagcgAAACAGCTGGGTTTGAAAGAAACAGCGCCGTCGAGCGACGTCATGGATTTGAGTAATGATACCCCCACTTCAAAGCAAACCAAAAACATGTCTTCCTTATTACCCGCTTCCTTCCAGAGCAATAAGAaacgaaagaagaagaagaacggtCTTCAGCGCCCTCGCCCCGAACCGAAACCAGACTTGCGCAAACGAACCTGGGACGTTGTGGACAAAGGCTTGGACTCGCTGGAATACGACTAA